ACGTCTATGAACTAATTCGATTGCATCTAAGTAATCAATTGCACCAGCTGCTACTAGTGCTGAAAATTCACCTAAAGAGTGTCCTAAAACAAACTCAGGTTGTATTTCGTATTTTTCTTTGAATATTGCATTTGCAATTGAAGAAACTAATAAAATTGCAGGTTGTGTAAATTCAGTTTTACCTAAGTTGTCATTTTCTGTAAATAATAATTCTTCAAAATTAACTCCTAAACGCTCACTAGCTTTAGAAATCATTTCTTTTGCAATGTCACTATTTTCAAAAAAATCTTTTCCCATTCCAACAGTTTGAGAACCTTGTCCAGGAAAAATAAAAGCAACTTTTTTCATTGTAATACCTTCTTATAATTAAATTTTATATTTTTATTATGTAGTTTATTTTAAAACTATTCGTTAAAGTTAAAAGCGAACCCTAAAAAATAGTTTTGCCCAAGTGTATAAGATACACTTGGGCAAGATTGTAATATAATTTTTTGTTTATCTAAACATTTTGCTAACCTAGCAACTATTAATTACAACCACATCCACCAGACTGAGGTGCAGCTTCAGAAGAACCACCACCACAACATCCGCCACCACTCATAGCAGCCATTCCACCTACAACACCAGTTTGAACTTCTTCTTCACTTGCGTCTCTTAATGAAAGAATTGTAACTGAGAACATTAAAGATCTTCCAGCCATTGGGTGATTGTAATCAATTGTAACTTCTTGATCATTGAATGATTTTACTAGAACTTGAACAGTTTCACCTTGCTCACCAGTTCCGTATAAAGACATACCTTCAGCTAATTCAATACCAGCAAATTGCTCAGTTGGTAAAGTTTGAATTGCTTCATCGTTGTATTCTCCATAACCATCTTTTGGCTCAACTAAAACGTCTGCAGATTCATTTGCAGCCATAGTTTCAACTTTTGCTTCTAAACCTGGAATGATTTGACCTTTTCCAGTAATAAATTCTAAAGGCGCAGCACCAAGGTTAGAGTCTAATTGCTCACCTGTTTTTGCGTCTTTTAAATTATATTCAATACCGATAACTTTATTTGACATAAATTTTCCTTTATAATTTTTTTATAATTTTGATAAATTTTTCTTTGCTACTTTAGACTCAGATGAACTTGGATAAAGATCTATTAAAGTACTATAAAAGCTTTTTGCATTTTCTTTATCGTTTGTTTTCTCAAATGAGATAGCACTGTGCAATAATAATGTAGGCATATAAGCTGCTTGATCATAAAGAATCGCAGATTTTTTAAAATGACTTATTGCAAGATCATATTTCTTTCTTACATACCACATTTCAGCAAGGTAATAATTACCTTCTGCTGGTTTATAATTTAACTCTACAAGCTGTTCAAATTTTGGAATAGCTTTTGTAAAGTTTCTATTTTTGTAATCTTCTTTTGCACTAGCAGATAAATTTCTTCTATCTGTTGCAGTTAATTTTTTATTTTTTTTTTCAACCTTAGCTACAGTTACTGGAGTTGAAGATACTTTAGAAGAACTTGTAGATTTAACACCTACAGCTTTTTTTAAAGCTTCAAATTCAGCTCTTGTAACAAACTGATTCATATTAGTTTTTAATTCATTTTCAGAAACATACTGAGAATTAATTTTGTTAACTAATTTAGAAAGTTTAGAAACTGCTCGTTTTAAAGTAGAAATACTTTTTTTAACTTCTTTATCAGTCTCTTCTTTCATATTTAGAAGTTGTTCTGAAACATTTTTAATTTCTTCAGTATCTGCACTATTTTTAGAAGCTACATCAGAAGACATATCAACTTTTTGCATCAATTGATTCATTTTTAAAACTGTTGAATTTAACTTTGAAGAATCACCTTCATAAATAGATTCTAAACCTTCTATTCTTTTATTTAAAGAATCAATTAACAATTTTACATCACTTACTTTTGAAGTTAGAGAATTTAAATTTTTTTGATTCTTTAAAATGTGTTTTTCAGAAGAGTTTAATCCATAAGGATTTTTAGCATTTAAATCACCTGCACCAAAAACTGAAACCTCTTGGGCTACAGCTAAAGTGCTTGTGATTAAAAAAGATAAAATATATTTATTCATAAGAACTATTTACTAAGAGCGTGTTCAACTCTTCTGTTTTTTTGCCAACAAGCAGTAGTCTTAGAAGTACAAGTTGGATTACTTTCACCTAATGTAACTAAAGAAACATTTGCAGCAACACCATTGTTTACTAATACGTCTTTAACAACTTTTGCTCTTTTTAAACCTAAAGCATAGTTATACTCATCAGTTCCCCACTCATCAGTATTACCTGTAACTTTAATAGTTGAAGTAGGATTAACTGCTGATAATTTATTTGCATTTGACATTACTACATCTTTCATTGAAGATGTTAAGTCATATTTATTAAATCCAAAGTATACATTTTCAATTAATACTTTTTTACCATTAATAATGTAATAAACACCATTATCAGCTTCACCAGCCATTGAGAAAGAACCGTCAGTAATTTCATTGATAGTTGTATCTGGAATTGTGTTTAACGCTGATTCTGAATTATCAACAACTTGCTTTGGCGTATTGTCAACAGTCATGTCAACATTTTTTTCACTACAACCTGTTGTAAATAAAACAGATGCTACTAGAAAAGAGTAAATACTAATTTTTTTCATAAATTTATCCTTAAATTAAAAATTACCTTGATTTTACAAAATCAAAACTTAATTACCAATCAATTGATTGAATTCTACCATTTTTAGATGGAAATAAATAAGACTTATTGAAATTTAATCTAATAATTCCTATTGAACTTACACCATTATAGTTTTTTATAAATAAAAGTGATTCACCATCTGGTGAAAACTTTGGAAATTGGTTTGTTCCACTTGAAGTTAATCTTTTTAAATCATCAGATTTTGTTGACATTAAATATAAATTAAAAGCTCTTGTTCCTAATTCATTATTTTTATCTTTACTTGCATAAACAATATTATCTTTAAATGCAGTTGCTGAAGAGTTGTTTTTACTATGGTAAACTAATTTTTCAACACCACGAGAATTAATACTTTTTGCAAAGATATTTGGACTTCCAAGTCTATCTGAAACAAATACAATTCTACTATCATCTTCTATATATTGTCCACCAACATCAATACCACTGTAAGTTGTAACTCTAGTTTTAGATCCAGTATTTACATTATAAGAATAAATATCAGGTTGTCCTGATGGAGATGCTGTTATTAATACTTTTGATGCATCATTACTAACATCTGAAGCTGCAATCATACCATCTGAATTCATGATAACTTTCTTTTCTCTTGTAAAAATATTTAGTTTTACAAGTGTAGGTTTTGCATAATTATAAGATGTATAATAAATACTTTTTTGATCAGAACTTGCCCATTTTGGGAAAATATTTAATCCACCTTGAACAATAGTTTTTCTATAAGTTAAAGTATAATCACCAATCATAATATTAGCTTTTCCAGCACCTTGATATACAGAGTAAATTACAAATTTATCCATCCATTTAATACTTGGAGCCTTGAAGTGATCATTAATAGATATTGCTGTTCTATGTGCTAAAAATGGATACCTATTCTCTCTTGAAGTTGTAAAACTTTTTTCTAAAATCATAGCTTGTGCATTTATATCATACAGTTTTGTAAGAAGTGAATATCCACCTGAAACATTTTTAACAGCTGATAAGTTTAAATATAAATCAACACCTTGAGTTGATAATGTATTTATATCAGGTAGTTCTTCATATTTAATAATATTTTGAATATTTAAAACTTCAAAATGTCCACTTATTTCTAAATCTTTAGAAAGTAAATCTTTTATTTTTGAAAGTGTAGATATTTCTACAGTGTCACTTGCAACTGATATTAAAATTTTTGGTAGTGTGTTTGCATTTTTTACAATTTCAAGTTTTGCATCTACTGCTGCAAAAGCTGTGCTTATTATTAGTAGTGTTATTAGTAATATTTTTTTCATATTTATCCTTTTGATTTAAAGTCAACATTTATTTGAACTTTTTTACCTCTTTTAGGTTTTGGGTACATTATACTTTTTTGTTCTTCTAAAAAAGCTTTTAAAGAAATATCAAAATCACTATTTCCTGAATATTTTGAAAATCTATAATCAAAGCTTCCATTTGGACTTATAATTACAAGAACAGTAGCTGTTAAATTATCTTGTCTAATTAGTGGAACCCAAGCATCAAGTAAAGCAGAAACTTGTGAAAAGTATTCATTGCTTTCTTTACTTTTACTTTTGCTTGAACTTCTAACATTTGTTGTAGTTTTTTTATCATTCAACAATTTATCAAGTTTTACATTTGATGATTTTTTTTGTTTTTCAAATTTTGATTTAAATCTTTTTGGGTCAATAGATTTTACAACTTTATTTACTTCTTTTTTTGCAACTGTTTTGCTTTTTGTTTTTACATTTGCAAATAATGATTTTAAATCAGGTTTTTTCTCAGCAGCTTTAGATGCAGCTTTTTCAACTACAACTTCTTCTTTTTTTTCTATTTTTTTATCTTCTTTTTTTTCTATTCTTTTTTTATCACTTTTTTCAACTATTACATCAAGTTCTAAAACTGTTGCTGTTGTTTTTGTAGTATATTTTTTTACTGGTGGTTTTGTAACATAGTAAACTACTAAAGCACAAATAAAAATGTAAAAAGAAAAAGATATTATTCCTGAAATTAAAAAAGAGGATTTATTTTGCATAAATTAACCATCTGTTACTAAAGCAACTTTAAAAAATCCAGACTCTTTTACTGATTTTAAAACAAATATAATATCATCATATTTTAATGTTTTATCAGCTCGTATATGCACTGGTGTATTTTTATCTTTACCATTAACAAATAATAAAAAACTATCTGGGAAATTGTTAATTTCATATTTCTTTTTATTAATAAAAACAATTCTATCTTTATTAATTAAAATATCAATTTTTTTGAAATCTGAAACTTGTTTTGATTTGCTTCCACTTGGAAGATTTATAGGTTCTTCAAACTCTATTACTGGTGCAGTTACCATTAATATTGCTAAAAGTACTAACATAATATCAACTAAAGGAGTAATATTTAAATCTGGTTTTTGATTAAAATCATACATTTTAATTACCCTTTAGCAATTAATATTTGAGATTGAGCCTTGATATAAGTATTTAACTCATAAACTTTTCTAACTAAAATTTGGTGAAAAGTATATGCAAAAATTGCTACAAAAATACCTGCAGCTGTTGCAACTAATGCTTCACTAATTGCTGGTGCAATCACTGAAAAAGCAACTTTAGAATGAGTTGAAAATTTTGCAAAAGATTCTAGTATTCCTACAACTGTTCCAAATAAACCAATAAATGGTGATGTAGATGAGATAATAGCTAACCAAGAAATTCCTGAACTGGCTTCTTTAATAATATTAATTTCGCAAGCATAAAGTAATTCTTTTGAGTTTGTACTATTTGCACATTTATTAAGTGCAGATAATGGTGAAAATGTAGCTTCTCTTGAAGTTAAAGATTCTAATGATTTTTCTTCATTTCTAATTAAAGCAACTATAGAAAAATATCTATATAAGAAAATCCATATCGTAATGATTAAGTAGATTGACAATAGCGCTAAAACTATATAAGTTATAGCACTACTATTCGTCAAATAATTTAGTATTGTATCAGTCATAAGCTATTATGCGAATGAGTTAATTCTTGCTTCAACTGAGGCAACAGAGACTTTAGAATCTTTAACAGAGTTAACTAAATCTTTTGCAGCTTCAATATTTTTAGCAATTTCAGAATCTTGTCCAGCTGTAAGTGCAATTGCACCATCAGCTAAAACGTCAACTGACTTTTCATCAACTTTAACATGTCCCCAATTTATGGCAACAGCTTCAGTAGAATCAGCTTTTTCAATAATAATTACGCCAACTGTTAGAGAAGAAACTAACGATGAGTGTCCAGGTAAAACTCCGAACTCTCCCTCTTTTCCAGGAAGAGTTACGGTTTTTACATCATCGTTAAAGATTTCTCCATTAGGTGTAACTATTGATAATTTAATTGTATCCATGTTATGCCTTAATGGTTAATTATTTTAAGCTTTCAGCTTTAGCTAAAACTTCGTCGATTCCACCAACCATATAGAATGCCATTTCTGGGATATCATCGTATTTACCTTCTAAGATTCCTTGGAATCCAGCAATAGTATCTTTTAATTCAACATATTTACCTGGTGAACCTGTGAATACTTCTGCAACGAAGAATGGTTGAGATAAATATCTCTCAATTTTTCTAGCTCTAGAAACAACAAGTTTGTCAGCTTCAGATAATTCATCCATACCAAGAATTGCAATAATATCTTGTAAATCTTTGTATTTTTGAAGAACTGATTGAACACCTCTTGCAGTATCGTAATGCTCTTGTCCTAAAACTTCTGCACTTAAAATTCTTGATGTAGAATCTAATGGATCAACTGCTGGGTAAATACCTTTTTCAGCAATTTTTCTGTTAAGTACTGTAGTTGCATCTAAGTGAGCAAAAACAGAAGCAGGAGCTGGATCTGTTAAGTCATCCGCAGGAACATATACAGCTTGTACAGATGTAATTGAACCTTTATTAGTAGATGTAATTCTTTCTTGTAATTTACCCATTTCTGAAGCAAGTGTTGGTTGGTAACCAACAGCTGAAGGAATTCTACCTAATAATGCTGACATCTCAGAACCTGATTGTGCAAATCTAAAGATATTATCAACGAACATTAATACGTCAAGACCTTGTTCATCTCTGAAGTATTCTGCCATTGTAAGACCAGTTAATGCAATTCTATTTCTTGCTCCTGGAGGCTCACTCATTTGACCATAACATAATGCAACTTTGTCCAGTACGTTAGAATCTTTCATTTCGAAGTAAAGGTCATTACCTTCTCTTGTTCTTTCACCAACACCTGCGAATACTGAGTATCCTGAATGTTTGAAAGCAACGTTATGGATTAATTCCATGATAATAACTGTTTTACCAACACCGGCACCACCGAACAGTCCAACTTTTCCACCTTTTGAATAAGGAGCTAATAAATCAACAACCTTGATTCCAGTTTCAAACATTTCTGTTTTAGTTGATTGCTCTTCAAATGCAGGAGCGTCTCTGTGAATAGACCATCTTGGAGTATCTTCAGCAACAGCAGCACCCTCATCAACAGGGTCTCCAATTACGTTAAAGATTCTTCCTAATACAGCTTCACCAACAGGAACCTTAATAGGACCTCCTGTTGCGTTACATTCTTGACCTCTAGTTAAACCTTCAGTCATATCCATTGCAATAGTTCTTACTCTACTATCACCAATGTGTGCAGCAACTTCTAATACTAATCTGTCAGCATTAGCGTCTGCTAATACTACGTCAATAGCTTCATTTATTTCTGGTAGGTATCCGTCGAATTCTACATCAACAACAGGACCCATTACCTGAATAACTTTACCTTTCATACGCGATGCTCCTTTAAATTATTTTAATGATTCTACACCAGAGATAATTTCGATTAACTCTGTTGTAATTGCAGCTTGTCTAGCTTTGTTATATTCTACTGTTAAAGAATCAACTTTCTCTTTTGCATTTTTAGTTGCAGCTTCCATTGCTTGCATTCTTGCAGAATGTTCAGCAGCTAAAGAGTCAATAAGAGCGTAATACATATTGAAATCAATATATTTACCTGTTAATTCATTTAATACTTCTTCATCATCATCTGGTTCAATATTTAACATAGAACTTGCTTCACTTAAATCCGCATTTTCTAAGCTAATTGGTAACAATTCTCTAACTCTAATTTCTTGAGTTAGCATGTTTAAGAATCCATTATAAACAACTACTACTTTATCAGTAGTACCATTATTAAAGTCTTCTACAACATCATTAATAAAATCTGCTGCTCTATCGTACTCAGGAGCTGAAGATAAATCTGAAACTGATTGATGTAAATCTACACCTTGGAAGTTAAAGTAATCAACACCTTTTCTTCCAGCAGCTCTTAATCTAACTGTTGTTCCTTTTGCACTATATTCATCCATCATTTTACTAACAGTCTTAATTGTTGCCATATTAAAACCACCACAAAGTCCTTTGTCAGCAGTTACAAAAACAATATCCACTGTTTTTGGATTATCGTTGGCGATAAATGCTTTACCGATGTTTCCGTCGTCTTGAACTTTGCTAACTCTAGTAGCGATATCAGAAAGAACATCATTTATCTTACCTGCATAACTTTTCGCTTGATCAGACAGTTGTCTAGTTCGAGTAAGTTTTGCAGAAGATACAAGCTTCATAGCTTTAGTTGTCTTCTGAGTGTTTTTCACACTACCAATTTGTAATTTAATCTCTTTTAAGTTAGCCATTAACTAATCCTTAGTTTGCACTAAATACAGTTTTAAATTCTTCTAATGCAGCTTTTAATTCTGCTTCAGTTTCATCGTCTAATTTTTTCTTAGATTTAATTGCATCTAAAATATTAGTATATTTTTGTTCAAAGAATGCATGTAATTCAGCTTCGAATCTAACAACGTCACCAACAGCAACATCATTTAAATAACCTTTTACACCAGCATAAAGAATAACAATTTGTTTTTGAATTACTAAAGGAGCACTAACACCTTGCTTTAATACTTCAACCATTCTTTGACCAAGCTCAAGCTCTTTTCTTGTAGCTTCATCAAGATCTGATGCAAACTGTGCGAATGCTTCAAGCTCTCTAAATTGTGCTAAAGATAATTTTAAAGTACCAGCAACTTGCTTAGTAGCTTTAATTTGTGCAGCTCCACCAACTCTAGATACTGATAAACCAACATTAATTGCAGGTCTAATTCCTGAGTTAAACAGGTTAGTTTCTAAGAAGATTTGTCCATCAGTAATTGAAATTACGTTTGTTGGAATATATGCAGCAACATCCCCTGCTTGTGTTTCAATGATTGGTAATGCAGTCATAGACCCAGCACCATTTTCATCTGACATTTTAGCAGCTCTCTCAAGTAATCTTGAGTGTAGGTAGAATACATCCCCTGGGAATGCTTCTCGACCTGGAGGTCTTCTTAATAATAATGACATTTCTCTATATGCAACGGCATGTTTAGTTAAATCATCATATACGATTAACGCATGTTGACCATTATCTCTAAAGTACTCACCAATTGTAACACCTGTATATGGTGCTAAGAATTGTAATGCAGAAGAATCAGCAGCGCCAGCATTTACAATAGTAGTATATTCCATTGCTCCAGCTTCTTCTAATGTTCTAACAACTGTTGCAACAGTTGATGCTTTTTGTCCGATTGCTACATAAATACATTGAACATTCTCACCTTTTTGGTTAAGAATAGTATCAATAGCAACTGTAGTTTTACCAGTTTGTCTATCACCAATAATAAGTTCTCTTTGCCCTCTTCCGATTGGAACAAGTGCATCAATTGCTTTAATACCAGTTTGTAATGGTTCATGAACTGATTTTCTAGCCATGATTCCTGGTGCTTTTTCTTCAACTAATTTAGTATCAGTTGCTTCAATAGCACCTTTACCATCAATTGGTTCACCAAGAGCATTAACAACTCTACCAGCCATTGCAGGACCTACAGGAGTAGATAATAAAGAACCAAGTCTTTTACAAGAACTTCCTTCTCTTAAACCATTACCTTTTCCAAGAACAACAACACCAACAGAAGATTCTTCTAAGTTTAATGTAAGACCTTTGTCTCCATTTTCAAACTCAACAATCTCTCCAGCCATAACATTTTTTAGACCGTAAACTTGAGCAACACCATCTGCATAAGAGATGATTTTACCAGTTTCATTTACATCTACGTTTAATTCAAAGTTATCAATTCTTTCTTTTATGATCGAACTGATTTCATCAGCTTGAATTTTTGTACCCATTCAATTTCTCCTTTGTTAAGTTCTAAACTGCTTGTAGAATATGATCAATCATTTGCGTTTTTAATCTTTCTTTAGAGAAAGAAATTTCAACACCTAATCCATCAATATCTACTTTGATACCATCATAATCACAAACATTTTGTGATAACGATAATTTAACATCAAATTTTTTACTAAATTGTTTTTCAATTGAAGAAACGTAATCTTTCGATAATTCTTCGTTTGTGTAAACAACTCCAACATAAGTATTATTCATTTTTGCAATTTGAACATTAAGTTCTGATGCGATAAATGGTAATATTTCTAGTCTTCTTTTTTCACCAAGTAAGTTGATGAAGTTTGTTAAAGTTTGATCAGCTTTTTTCACTAATGAAATTACTAATTCAACTTTTTTACTATCATTAACTTCAGGTGAAGAAATAATTGAGTTAAATTTTTCATTAGAAAATGCTGAAGAAATACTATTAAGATTATTACTAATTACAGCAATACTCTTAGCATCTCTTCCGTCAACTAATGCTTTAACATATTTTTTTGCTACTAAATCATTCATATTAAGCTACCTTCTTTAAAACAATATTTACTAACTCATCTTGAGATAATTTAATATTGTCAGATTTTAATAACTCTTCAAGAACTTCTGCAACAACTTCTCTTTTCGCTTTTGATGTTTCAACTTTAATCATTTCTTCAAGATTTCTCTCTAAGTTAGTGATATCAGAATTAACAGCTGCAGATACTTTTTCTTTTACAGAATCAATATCAGCTTTAGCGTTTTCTACAATTTCAGCTGCAAGTTTATTTGCATCTTCTAATTGTTTTTTAGCCGCATTTACTTTATCTTCAGAAGCTTTTAAAGTATCTTGTACTTTGTCAAGTTCTGCTTGAATAGATAAAGATCTATCGGCGAAAAATGCTTTAACTTTATCGGCAAGTAAATACCATAAAATTCCAGCAAATATAATAAAGTTAACGGTTCTTTGAACAATATCTGTTTCTACCGCACCTTCGCTACTTGCAAATAATGCAAGAGGAGCTAAAGCTAATCCAAGTAATACAATTCTTTTCATATATCCATTTCCCTTTTAAATTGAGCTAAGCTTAGCTTTTAGGCTCTCATTAAATTGAGGCATTGTAGATACTAAAGAATCTCTTAGAGCTTTAGTTTCATCTTGTAAGTTTTTAGCAAATTCTTCAGATTTTGCTTCTAAATTAGATTTAGCACTCGCAAGTTTTGCATCAGCACTCTCTTTGGCTTCCTTATAGGCTTGTTCCCTAATAGCAGTTGCTTCTTTTTTTGCTTGGGCAATCGCATTGTTTGCTTCTGCAATCATTCCATCAACGTTCGCACCGTTTGATTTTGCATCTTCTAAATCTTTAGAAATAGAAGCTGATCTATCATCCATGTGCTTAAGTAATGGCTTGAATAAACAGCTGTTTAGTCTAGCAAGAACTAATAGAAAGATAACACCAGAGCTAAGCAATAATACAGGACTTATGTCTAACATTCATTCCTCCATATTTTTTACAGTTTAGTTTAACTAAAACTCATATATTTTAGCAAAGTTAACTATAAAATTATATTAAAAGAAAAAATTAGATTGATAATTTTTAGATTTTGTTACTATTGTAACTTAAAGTAAGAAGAAATTTTTTCTATATCTTCTTGTGAGTTGATTTCAATTTTAAAATAATTCTTCTCAGCCTTGACTTTTAGGTCACTTGACTGTAGTTGTGTTAGTAAGTTTGATAAAGGTTTGAAATCAAAATCTGAAGACTTTTTACTTGTTTTAACTTTAGGATTAATCTTTTCTTTTAAGTCTTTTACAAGCTTTTCAGTTTCTCTAACTGACAGTTTTTGTCCAATTATTGAATCACATACCATTTTTTGTTCATTGTCACTCAAACCTAACATAATTTTAGCATGACCTGCTGAAATTTTATTACTTGCAAGTGATTGTTGAACATAAGAGCTTAATTGTAATAATCTTAGAGTATTTGTAATTGATGTTCTACTTTTAAACACTTTTTTTGATAATTCTTCGTGTGTAAGATTATGTTCGTTAATTAATTGTGCATATGAATATGCTAATTCAATTATATTTAAGTCATCTCTTTGAATATTTTCAATTAAAGCTAATTCTCTTAATTTTAAAGTATCAATATCTAAAACAATAGATTTTACTGTTTGTAAGTTAGCTAATTTATGTGCTCTTAATCTTCTTTCACCAGAAATTAGAGTAAAAGTATCATCTTCATTTTGTATTACACTTATAGGTTGTAATAATCCATGCTCAACAATTGAAGAGCTTAATTCTTGTAGTTTTTCTTCATCAAAGATTTTTCTAGGTTGATTTGGATTAGCTTGTATTAAAGAAAGGTCTAAATCTACAACTTTTGAATTATAATCATCTGTATTATTGCTTTCGTAAGCTGATTCAACTTCACCTAATAATTCTCCTAATCCTCTACCTAATGCCATAAGTTTTCCTAGTTATAATATATATTTTGTGTAAATTATGCAGTAATTGCACGTGCAAGATTTGTATATGCTTTAGTACCACTAGCACTTGCGTCATATAACATAATTGGTTTTCCAAAACTTGGACTTTCTGCAAGTTTAATATTTCTTGGAATTACTACATAAGAACTTTCATCAATTTTGAATAATTTATTTTCAAAATGTTGTGCTAAATCTGCAAATACTTGCTTTGACAAGTTATTTTGAGATGAGTACATTGTAGGAAGAAAACCTCTAATTAAAAGGCCTTTATTAATTGTTTGTTTTACTAATTTAATAGTACTTAATAATTGTGCTAAACCTTCAAGTGCAAAGAATTCACATTGAATTGGTATTAGTACTGAATTTGAAGCACTTAATGTATTAATAGTAATAGGACCTAGTGCTGGTGGTGAATCAATAATAATGTAATCAAAATCTTTTTTTATTGGGTCGATTTTTCTTTTTAAAACTAATTCTCGCTCTTTAGTATTTTTGTAAAACTCTTTTTCAATTCCAACTAATCCAATATTTGAAGGAGCAACTTTTAAGTTTTCAATTTCTGAATCTAAAATAATTTCATTTAACTCTTTAGTTCCTAACATTACATGATAGATATTGTATTCATAAGTATCTCTATGGAAACCTAAAGATGTTGTAGCATTAGCTTGTGGGTCAGCATCAATTAATAATACTCTTTTACCTTCTATTGCTAATGCAGCACTTAAATTAACAGCAGTAGTAGTTTTCCCTACTCCGCCTTTTTGATTAGCTATTGCTATTATCTCTGTCATCTTAAACTAAATACCTTTTTATTGTTAACTTGGATAGAACCATCATCATTTAATAAAGCGTTTTCAAGTGAAACTTTTTCATCACCAACGCTAGCTTGGAACTTTCGACTATTTTGAAATTCTATCTTAAATTCACTAAAAATTTGCTTCCATGAATCTTTTAGTTTTAATTTATTAAAGTAACTTTTTAAAATATTATCGCTAGTTATAGAAATATCAAGTTTTCCAAATTCTTCATTTACATTTATTAAATTTAATCCTATTCCACAATAAATTAAATCATTTGAAACTGTTGTAATTGTACCACCAATTTTTTTATCACTAATATAAAAGTCATTTGGCCATTTAAGCCAAACTTCTGAACCTATAGTTTTTAAAATGTCTTTTAAAATAAATGAAAAATATATTGAGGCACTTTGTATTGGTAAATCTTTTGGTAATTCATTTTTATTTAAAACAAAAGAGAAAAATAAATTTCCTTTTGTTCCTGTCCAAGAATTTCCACGACTTCCAATACCATTAGTCTGATAATCACTTGTTATACAAATAGCTTCGCTATATCCATTTGTTTTTATATAATCTTTTAAATATGTATGTGTTGAATCAACTTCGTCTAGTTTTATTATTTTCATAATCGAAGTATACATAATTACTTTACAAGATTA
This sequence is a window from Poseidonibacter parvus. Protein-coding genes within it:
- a CDS encoding F0F1 ATP synthase subunit B'; this translates as MLDISPVLLLSSGVIFLLVLARLNSCLFKPLLKHMDDRSASISKDLEDAKSNGANVDGMIAEANNAIAQAKKEATAIREQAYKEAKESADAKLASAKSNLEAKSEEFAKNLQDETKALRDSLVSTMPQFNESLKAKLSSI
- the atpA gene encoding F0F1 ATP synthase subunit alpha — its product is MGTKIQADEISSIIKERIDNFELNVDVNETGKIISYADGVAQVYGLKNVMAGEIVEFENGDKGLTLNLEESSVGVVVLGKGNGLREGSSCKRLGSLLSTPVGPAMAGRVVNALGEPIDGKGAIEATDTKLVEEKAPGIMARKSVHEPLQTGIKAIDALVPIGRGQRELIIGDRQTGKTTVAIDTILNQKGENVQCIYVAIGQKASTVATVVRTLEEAGAMEYTTIVNAGAADSSALQFLAPYTGVTIGEYFRDNGQHALIVYDDLTKHAVAYREMSLLLRRPPGREAFPGDVFYLHSRLLERAAKMSDENGAGSMTALPIIETQAGDVAAYIPTNVISITDGQIFLETNLFNSGIRPAINVGLSVSRVGGAAQIKATKQVAGTLKLSLAQFRELEAFAQFASDLDEATRKELELGQRMVEVLKQGVSAPLVIQKQIVILYAGVKGYLNDVAVGDVVRFEAELHAFFEQKYTNILDAIKSKKKLDDETEAELKAALEEFKTVFSAN
- the atpD gene encoding F0F1 ATP synthase subunit beta, which encodes MKGKVIQVMGPVVDVEFDGYLPEINEAIDVVLADANADRLVLEVAAHIGDSRVRTIAMDMTEGLTRGQECNATGGPIKVPVGEAVLGRIFNVIGDPVDEGAAVAEDTPRWSIHRDAPAFEEQSTKTEMFETGIKVVDLLAPYSKGGKVGLFGGAGVGKTVIIMELIHNVAFKHSGYSVFAGVGERTREGNDLYFEMKDSNVLDKVALCYGQMSEPPGARNRIALTGLTMAEYFRDEQGLDVLMFVDNIFRFAQSGSEMSALLGRIPSAVGYQPTLASEMGKLQERITSTNKGSITSVQAVYVPADDLTDPAPASVFAHLDATTVLNRKIAEKGIYPAVDPLDSTSRILSAEVLGQEHYDTARGVQSVLQKYKDLQDIIAILGMDELSEADKLVVSRARKIERYLSQPFFVAEVFTGSPGKYVELKDTIAGFQGILEGKYDDIPEMAFYMVGGIDEVLAKAESLK
- a CDS encoding F0F1 ATP synthase subunit B; the protein is MKRIVLLGLALAPLALFASSEGAVETDIVQRTVNFIIFAGILWYLLADKVKAFFADRSLSIQAELDKVQDTLKASEDKVNAAKKQLEDANKLAAEIVENAKADIDSVKEKVSAAVNSDITNLERNLEEMIKVETSKAKREVVAEVLEELLKSDNIKLSQDELVNIVLKKVA
- a CDS encoding F0F1 ATP synthase subunit delta; amino-acid sequence: MNDLVAKKYVKALVDGRDAKSIAVISNNLNSISSAFSNEKFNSIISSPEVNDSKKVELVISLVKKADQTLTNFINLLGEKRRLEILPFIASELNVQIAKMNNTYVGVVYTNEELSKDYVSSIEKQFSKKFDVKLSLSQNVCDYDGIKVDIDGLGVEISFSKERLKTQMIDHILQAV
- the atpG gene encoding ATP synthase F1 subunit gamma: MANLKEIKLQIGSVKNTQKTTKAMKLVSSAKLTRTRQLSDQAKSYAGKINDVLSDIATRVSKVQDDGNIGKAFIANDNPKTVDIVFVTADKGLCGGFNMATIKTVSKMMDEYSAKGTTVRLRAAGRKGVDYFNFQGVDLHQSVSDLSSAPEYDRAADFINDVVEDFNNGTTDKVVVVYNGFLNMLTQEIRVRELLPISLENADLSEASSMLNIEPDDDEEVLNELTGKYIDFNMYYALIDSLAAEHSARMQAMEAATKNAKEKVDSLTVEYNKARQAAITTELIEIISGVESLK